A stretch of DNA from Alicyclobacillus acidocaldarius subsp. acidocaldarius Tc-4-1:
GACGCAGGCGCGACGATGGACGCTTCCGCGGAAAACTTGCTGAGCTACGCGTACATGGCGGATGCTTACGTGCGTCACGTTTTGGACATCGAGAAGCCTCGCATCGCGCTCTTGAACGTGGGCACGGAGGACTCGAAGGGCAACGCGGTGGTGAAGCAAGCGTTCGCGCTTTTATCCCAGTCACCGTTGAACTTTATTGGCAACATCGAAGCGCGCGAAATGATGGCGGGCTGCGCGGACGTCGTGGTCTGCGACGGGTTTGTCGGAAACGTCGTGCTGAAGTTAGCGGAGGGCATTGGTCTCGGCCTGTTTTCCGACATCCGCACCGTCCTGACGAAGACCATGAGCGGCAGACTCGCGGCGCTGCTCGTGGGGAAGCGGCTGCGTCAAATGCGAGCTCGGTACGACTGGGCTGAACATGGCGGCGCGCCGTTCCTCGGGGTGAACGGCGGTTGTTTCAAAGCCCACGGCAGCAGCAACGCGCGGGCGTGGTTCATGGCCATCACCCAGGCCCGAAAGTTCATCGCGAATGATCTGTTACACAAGCTGACGGTGGCCATGGGTGAACGGCACGTGTCCGTGCCCAATTCCGAACTCGGAGAGGGTCGAACATGAACGTCGCATTCGTGTTTCCAGGACAAGGCGCCCAGTACGTCGGCATGGGGCGCGCCATCTTTGACGAGTACCCTGTGGCGCGCGCGCTTCTCGAGGAGGCCGACGACTCGCTAGGGATGAAACTGTCGGACATCATTTTGAACGGCCCGGATGAGACGCTTCGCCTCACCTACTACACGCAGCCCGCCCTTCTGACGGTCAGTGTGGCCGTGTGGCGCGCGCTGGTGGATCGCGTCGATATTCAGCCGCTCGCCGTGGCCGGTCACAGCCTGGGCGAATACTCGGCGCTTGTCGCGGCCAAGAGCATTTCGTTCACGGATGCAGTCAAGCTCGTGTATGAGCGCGGAAAGCTGATGGACGAGGCGTATCCGGCGGGGCGGGGCACCATGGCAGCTGTCCTGGGGCTCGACGAGGAGCCGCTTCGCGAGGTGTGTAAGCGCGCGAGCGAGGAAACGGGCGAGACAGTCGAGTTAGCGAACGTGAATTGCCCAGGACAGATTGTCATTTCCGGAGCTAAGGCCGCGGTGGAACGCGCTTCTCTTTTGGCAAAGGAGGCGGGAGCTCGCCGGGTGATGCCCCTCAACGTCAGTGGGCCGTTTCATTCGAGCCTGATGCAGCCGGCCGCAGAGCGATTGGGGCAGCTTCTGGATGACACGGAGTTTGCGGACGCAGAGACGCCGGTGGTGGCGAACATCGACGGGCATCCCCGTCGAATGGCCTCGGATGTGCGCGACGCGCTGAAGAAACAACTGGTCATGCCGGTACGGTTTGTGGACTGCGTCCTGTCGATGAAGCGGCTGGGAGTGGACTGTGTCGTAGAATTGGGGCCCGGGACGGTGCTAAGCGGGCTGGTGCGCAAAATCGACAAGTCGCTTGAGACGGCTCACGCCGAAGATCCTGCGACGTTGGATGAGGTGTGCGCGATGCTGACGCGCGGGGGTGAAGGCAGTGAGTGACGCTCGAGTGGCGCTTGTGAC
This window harbors:
- the plsX gene encoding phosphate acyltransferase PlsX, yielding MITMAVDAMGGDYAPEAPMEALCQAATQYTDTKFVVIGDEARIRELGGARLPDNVEVRHTDVVIAGDEEPVRAVRRKPNSSLVMAATMVANREADVMVSAGNTGAIMAAGTLIIGRLPGVERPALAPILPTFDGRGVLLLDAGATMDASAENLLSYAYMADAYVRHVLDIEKPRIALLNVGTEDSKGNAVVKQAFALLSQSPLNFIGNIEAREMMAGCADVVVCDGFVGNVVLKLAEGIGLGLFSDIRTVLTKTMSGRLAALLVGKRLRQMRARYDWAEHGGAPFLGVNGGCFKAHGSSNARAWFMAITQARKFIANDLLHKLTVAMGERHVSVPNSELGEGRT
- the fabD gene encoding ACP S-malonyltransferase, whose translation is MNVAFVFPGQGAQYVGMGRAIFDEYPVARALLEEADDSLGMKLSDIILNGPDETLRLTYYTQPALLTVSVAVWRALVDRVDIQPLAVAGHSLGEYSALVAAKSISFTDAVKLVYERGKLMDEAYPAGRGTMAAVLGLDEEPLREVCKRASEETGETVELANVNCPGQIVISGAKAAVERASLLAKEAGARRVMPLNVSGPFHSSLMQPAAERLGQLLDDTEFADAETPVVANIDGHPRRMASDVRDALKKQLVMPVRFVDCVLSMKRLGVDCVVELGPGTVLSGLVRKIDKSLETAHAEDPATLDEVCAMLTRGGEGSE